Part of the Ictalurus furcatus strain D&B chromosome 19, Billie_1.0, whole genome shotgun sequence genome, gtagcattgagatttctcttcactggaactaagtggcccaaacatgttcaagaaggacaatgtccctgtgcacaaagcaaggtccatgaagacatggtttgccaaggttggagtggaagaacttgagcgtcctgcacagagtcctgacctcaaaccCATTAAACACCACTGAGTtaaactggaacaccgactgcaccccagacctcctcacctacAGTTACATCAGTGCCTGAGCTCACttatgctcttgtggctgaatgatcaccAATCCTcatagccacgctccaaaatctaaagGAAAGcctcccagaagagtggaggttattataaatgaaaaggggggataaatctggaatgagatgttcaacaagtacatactgtactgtatgtgattgATCAGGGTCCACATACgtttgccatatagtgtataaaaacatacacaaagagagagaaagaaagagatctCAAGGAAAACCTGTATGTGGTCTTTGTATTTCTTCTGTAATCACTCTACCCTGTAGGATCATCTAAGAAGGTTTTCGTTCCAGCATCAGATGCATCAAACGTTTTCAAGCGTCGTGGCCGCAGGTCCCCATATTCATACACAGAGTATGTAGGTGAGTTGCACTGTGATCCGGCCCTTCTTAACTGAGCCACTTCAGAAGTCCAACAAATACTATTAAGCGTTAAATCACACAGAGGAGTGTATTGCTTTAATCATTTATATGAAATAGATACAGCAGCTAATCCTATGATCTTAAGTGAGGGAAGCATTTTAGGCAACTTGACTATTAATCCCCCCCTGATGGATAGAAAACACTCATGGAGCAGTgcaagtgtgtgaatggttgtgaGTGTTGGGGAAGGATGAGGAAAGATGTCCGTGAGGATCACCAGGACAGTGTGGAGCTGCTTACCCATGAGGAGCAAGGTAGAGCAAATAtggcacgcacacactcacacttcagTGAGCCACATCAGagtgttttgatttttattttcaagctcgcatgtgggtgtgtgtgatgacgCTGCAGAACACagactggagaaaaaaaaacagctggagcAGAGAGTGGAATGTGCCGACGCAggacagagagaaaatagaaGACAGATTAATACGGTCCTTAATGATCGGGCCAGAGAGTTTCAGTTCACTTTGTATTCTGGCAGCTGtcagaatgaaggaatgaaagaaaagtcCCACCTCCCACTCAGTCAAAGAAAGCAAGGATAAAagatctttgtgtgtgtgtgtgtgtgtgtgtgtgtgtgtgtgtaaaaactgtaaaaaaaaaaaaataaaaaaaaaaaaaaaaagagaaaaagaaaaaggaaaaggaaaaaaaaaagatacacacatttaaacacCCCTACAACAGGCCATACCATTTCTTCACTGCCTAAAACTTATCGCCAtcattacaaatttattcacTGTTAGGAAAACTATAAGTATCTAGGACAAACTTATTTTGTGACTAAGCTTAATTTAAATGGAACAGTGCTAACAACctatttttttaaccacattGTTATTTAAATGAGTTAACTTCTAATATTATTTAACTCATCCTGCATCTGTTGGCGCACTAGTTTATTTGCTAGCTACAACAATAAGCCTCTGATTTGTAGGTACATTGCTACATTGGGGTCAGTCTCACCCCCCAGAAACACCTATTAGTGCCACTATATTGTAAGTAAAATACAAgttctttctttcatatttaCCAGAACTAACAAGtaaaaattactttttattttatttttaaatgattgaatTGCCCTAACCAAAATTGGCAAAACTGCCACAAAGAAATCAGAAAGATAACAACCATAATAGATAGTTCATGTTAACCCTCTTCAGATATCATTGTTTAATTTGCACCCTGCTACCAACAAGTAACCAGTAAGGAGAGAGGAGAATCTCTAATTGTTCATCAGCATATCCATGTGCCATGTATCTTGGTGGCATAGGTTTGGAAGTAACACTGAAAGCAGGcgggattatttattttaatttctgtttCCGAAATCACTGACTACACCAGAGGTCTCCAATGTCTGGCCCCACAGCCAAACGCAGACCTCGGCTTCACTCTTATAATGAAGggtctttttccccctcagaatACACAAATGAATTCACTGAATGATATTTAGTAATAGCGACAGACAAAAAGTGCAACGTTAACAGTGAGAAGGAGCAATTTCGAAAAAGCTGGAGATAAGAATACTGTTTCACTGAAAGCCAAAGAAAATGTGTCTGATACGTCAAAAGACCATTGAGGTAATTAAGGAATTTAATATCATGAGACATTATCAAATAAATCATGGGAATTGTAAAATGATAGGATTGAGAGAATGAGAAGTCACAGAACCTGAAGCAGCTGGGCGCTCTCCAGAGCAAACATGGGACAGAACATTACCAGAGCTAATACGTGGCAATGCATCTAACCACTAAGAATGGAAAAGCTTTCACGAATCCTTGAAAGAGTCCTTAACTAAATTAATCAATGTTATTTGTCTCAAAAAGGAGCAAGAATATCATCCTGTGTCACAACTTACAGCTGTCGGGTGATACCCTGCTCCATTATTCCACTTAAACTCACTAGATTTGAGTTCTGAATTAATATTTTGGTGACCAACCCTCTggaatgttgttgttttctaaTCGTCCCCCTTTGACAAAAAAGTCTGGACAACCCTGGACTACACCTTCGTGCTTTAATTACTCCAGTAGTGAATGCTTACCACCATATGCATATCACCACCCCCAAAcaaatatactttatttatatttattaagatCACTTATTGAGATCTGATTGCGTTATGCTGTCAATAGTTGATAGTCGGTGACAGTAGTGATGCGTGTAAAACTAAGTGGCAGTATTTCGCTTGTATGTGAGCTATATGATGTGTGTTGTAATAGTTGCTGTGTCTAACCTGACGGACTAGAAAATGTCTGCACTGAATGTCATGCTTGGCTTTGTTTTGCCAACAATAGGTGAAAGCTCGCCCAAGATTtccttacttaaaaaaaaaagaagaagaagaaaaggtagaaaaaaaagacaaaccatTTAACTGTTAAATAAGCAATTTTGAATAATTAGGCAAATTGTTCTATTCTGCAATTAATGGTCCAAACAGATTGTTGTTCTTGTTACAATGAACATTATTGCTTAGTTTTCCCATAGTTTATGTGGGTAATTTAGACTGTGCCATTTCAGTTTACCTTCAACTCAACAGCCGGGGGACCCCGCCACAAAATCAAATTAAAGCCAGCTTCAGTGTGTACCTAAAAAGTCAAAAGATAATGCTTTCTTTCCCTGCAGCGGAGCATAAGTTGCAGTCAGCTGCCTCTGAGCGCAGGAGGGAGTACTATGAGGAGCAGAGCAATGAGTATGAAAACCATCTGGAGGAGAGCCGAAATGGTAAGACGTGTCTGTTGCTCTGATTAGTTTGGCTCCAacgctcaaaaaaaaaaaaaaaaaactccagcaGGCCCATTAATAAGCTGCTGCTGTCTGGAGGAGTAATCAACATCTGATGAGTGAAATAGCACACTAATCCAAGCAATCACAACCTGCTGTTTGACACACGGCAGTGTAGAACCTGAAAACTAAAGCAAGCTGCAATACCAAAGCTTAATTTATAGTAAAAAACAATCTGTATTTATAATAGCAGATTTCATATTTGGTAAGACTAGGCAAAAATATGTATGATCAAAgcacaataaatgaataaatctacaATCATTCATGAAAATTAATACAAATCATTagtctttttaataaaaaaaaaaggaaaaaaaaaagaacaagaactaCAAATAGCCCACATTAAACAAGTCCATCTTGAAGCACAGGTGTAGCGCTTGTGTGATGTAAGAAATGCTTCTACCAGCTGAGCTGCAAGTGATTCAGAATAACTGTATGCTTGCCTCAACTGAGTAAAATGCTCAGGATGAGCTACACTGCTTCATGAGATCAGAAAGATGCTGGAGGTAGACCATTAAGCCTTAAGTCACAAGCAGGACTTTACTGTCAATGTGGAAGTCATTAGGTATAGCTAATTCAGTGCTCTGAATTTCTTTTCCTGGAAAGAATACTGATGGACGCATTCTGAACTAGCTGAAGCGCGTACTGGTTTCTCAAGGTCATATAGAGTTAGCATGTGCCTTATTTTGGATTGcgttaaataatatataatttacaagCCAGCTTGAGAGTAGCAATATCTGTAACAGAACAACCTGTCACTAAAGTCATGTCTATACTCTTTCTTACCATTTTCAGAGCAGTATGAAAGGAACCGTGAGAATGCCGAGCAATGGAGGGAGTATCACTATGACGGGCTCTACCCACAATACCCACATCACCGCCCTTATGTCTAAGCGTCTCATAAAACCTTGCATGGCTGAGGGTCATGCACAGTTGTAGCATTTTTTCTTGAAATTGATTTAATCTgcacttttttatataaataatatacctATCTCTTCTAAGTGCAATCATTTCAGAACATGGTGAATATATACTGCTTGCAATCCAATCCGATTATATTCCTTCTTAACTTGCATCATctatttttaattgtaaaaattTCATAATCATTTTGTATGCTTTACATATAGCTATAATAAAAGTACATGATGGatgagaaacattttatatgaatagtattttttttggaatggaTTAGGCTGGGATCAAGcaatgaatcattttgaaagtgGGTGGGTTTACACAATTTCCATTTTGAAACCATACACTTTTCTCTAGGTAAGTGAATGTAGGCCTTTAACATGGACACATGTCCCCCCCCCTGCCCACTGATAAATTAGTTCTTTAGCCACAACATTATAATAGGAAAAGGCCAATAAATACTAGAATATTGTGTATTAATTTGTGTCTGGTCAATCAACTCAattcaagcaaactctgcaatatgaggagcttgcaatttttcataattatcacggatttgggccaagacgcatcaacAACCATCACAAAGTGAAAAACAGTTTACTGCAATTTCACAAATTcaaaaaatgaagtaaaaaaaatacagcaaaatcCTGTAATCTGTGACCACAATAAGAATTACacaagtattaaataaataaaataaataaataaaatgaaaccgATTGAATAATGTCTTGCTTTtcattttctatcatttttaaCCAACTTTTCTATTTGGGTTGGGCCAATCATATTTACAGATTTCTGTAAAAGCAGCATTTCCTAATCATCAGGGATTAGTACTATAATTGGAAACAAAGACATTATCCCATATAACCATTCCATACTTCTCCAGACATGAAAAGTGTCAATCATTTTCTAAACTTTTCCATTTCTAAATAGGAACCATCCTGCTGTTTTCTCCAACCTCAGCCAGATCTCAGCTTCACTGTGCATTtacttccattaaaaaaaaaaaacaaaaaaaaacccctgcacTTTTAGactgtttctgaataaatactGGCCTGACTCTTCAAAAGAATGACTTAAACCAcaaaaagtaaattaataaacagaaaaggtgaaaagaaagaaagtattcAAGACATGCAGAGCTGCATCTTACATACAGTTATATTAATGCAGCACTGTAAGAGACAGCAGACCTGTGCTGGGAGCAAAATCAAGCCTTAAGCATTACAGAGTTGAAAGCCTAGACAATGAAATAGCACTTCAGGAGACGGTAAATCTGTCAGCAAAATGGTCTGTCATTTGCTGCACCATCACCAGgatgacaggaaaaaaattattacttcTGATCCCTTAAGCTGAGACACGCACAGGCAGTAAAAGCTCACTTGGATACAAAAAGGGGGTACTTTGGCGGTCAAGGTCCATCCACACTTACTCAAAATCTATTTTCTTGATTGTGAAAGTTATAATAGTAATGGAAAAACAATTACAGAAACGTATGCGAGTACTCAAGCTAGTTTAATTTAAGCACTATATCACAGCCACACATGATTCAGAAGTGAAACTagaaaaaatgctttaaaatatatcacattataaaatacatatacacacacacacaaaaaagaccAAGACAAATAGTTGGCACTAACCACCTTGAGATTAGAGCTTCTGCAAATCAATTGCAACAATTTACATTAGCACTGCACTCAAGCCTCGTGTGCGGATATGAAAAGCTGTAAGTTAACAGCACTTCGGTGTCGGCCTGGCTCAGGGAAAATCGAGAGGCTTCCAGTTTCATCATTGTGCACTGTAATAAAAAGACTGCCTGAGCACTGCgtgagaggagaagaggacTGAGTCAGATAGCAGGAGGACTGCTGGCTTTATTTCAGACCATTGAGGAATTTGGAGTGTTCTTCACCACGCGGCAGCAGCAGTTCACCTCCAATTTTTGGTCCATTCTTTTCCTAAaggaacaaaaacagaaatgaagcAACAACCCAACCTGAAGAGACTACGCTCATAATTGGCCGATCTCAGGCCCCGCCTTATTATGTCGACCCTCCAGTGACTGCACTGCGACTGTTGCTATTCACCACTGCTCCAGTAAAGTTTTCTTGAACTTTGGAATTGTCAGTGTGTCCCATAGACATCATTTGAATTCAAGCTCTAGATATGGGCAAAAAATGTGCACAGCCCATAGCTggatgctttttttccccaaaaaaattCTCTTTGGCTATGGAAATTGGTAGAAAAGCTTCAGATTTTGGATTAgacttaatgataatgatacttTGTTGggcatgtatacattacagcacggggaaattcttttcttcgcatatcccagcatgccaggaagctggggtcagacataatacagcgcccctggagcagagagggttaagggccttgctcaacggccgaacagtagcagcttggcagtgctggggcttgaaccttaACCACTAAGTCATCACTGCTTCCACCACTACATAGACTTAAGGGCTGgaactaataataatcatatgaaCATGCACCTTAAGCAAATACCCCTATTCTGTCCTCTTTTTAGTTGGTTATATCAAATAATacggtggtgtgtgtgtgtgtgtgagaaaacacTCCTGTAAAAGGTTACATCTTATCTATAGCTAAACTGTTCAAATCTTTATTTAGACTTGAAATGGGTATTAATGCAAACATCTCTCAGCGAACCTCTAATACTACTTTTATCACATCCCCTGTGTACTAATAAATTCATCTTGATGAGGCTTTGTGTTAGCTTCTACCTGAAACCTTTCCTGCTCCCCAAAATTGATCATTCCATCTAACTCAGTGACTccagcctctattttttttttcttcttcaaaagaAATCTATACAGCAGGAGTAACAAAACAAGGGCAGAGCTTAGGATTGGTCAATCAAAGCCAAAATAAAAATCCCTAAATGAGCAGCATTATTGTGTTCCACCAAAAGCAGTAAAACTTTCTTGGTACCTTTAACATGCCATCTCTCTCCCACTTAAACACACCACAGTTGCTGAAACAGAAAATGCAGATGTCAATCAAACTTACATGCATAACAGGACCGTTATTATAACTCATGGGTAACCTTCCTGCCACAGACATATGTGAAGAAACATCAGCTTGCAGCTTCTTCTACTGCGTACCTGCAAGCTGCGGTGGGGAAACGGCTCAGGCTGATCTTCCTTTGGCCACACGGGCATTTGAAGAAACGCTTGATGGCATCATGCCAATGGTAATCGTGTTTCTCCTCTATGCAGCGCTCAGCTGGTTTGAAGTGTGTGTACTTACACTGCAGAACAGAATGCCTCATTATCCTTATATTAGTCATATTAGTGAGCAATTTGACACCAATCATCTATGTAAAACATAGCTTTTACAGCTTAAAGCAAGTTTAATTTTTTACTCGATATTACGGTTACAAAGGTTAATTCTTTAACCTATAGCAAGTATTTAAACTAGATTCTATCTACCACATGTACAGAAGAATGGAAAACCGATTACGCAAACCTAACTGACAGGAGCCtctaaaaaatttgaatatcaggGAAAAATTtatttcccgtaatttaatttaaaaaaaagtggaactttcatatattgtagattcatcgcccaaagtgaaatatttcaagcctttttttgttttaatcttgatgactACGGCTTATAActtatggaaatcaaaaatccagtatctcaaaatatgagaataaagaatttataatacagaaatgtcatccttctgaaaagtatggtaatttttgcacgaattactgcatcagtgcggcgtggcatggaggcaatcagcctgtggcactgctgaagtgttctggaagtccaggttgctttgatagcggccttcagcttgtctgtattgttgggtctggtgtctctcagagattctctatggggctcaggtcaggcgagttgtctggccaatcaagcacagtaataccatacTCAGAAAActagttactagtagttttggcactgtgggcaggtgccaagtccagctggaaaaggaaatcagcatctccataaagcttttCAGCATGAAGTGTTCAAAAAtttcctggtagatgctgcactgactctcgacttgagaaaacacagtggatcaACACCAGCAGATAACATGGCAACCCAactcatcactgactgtggaaacttcacactgcacttcaagcaacttggatcctgtgcctctccactcttcctcaagactctggaaccttgattccCAATTGAAATGCAGagtttactttcatctgaaaagaggactttggacaaCCAAGCAAcggtccagttctttttctccttagcccAGGTAAGATGCTTTTGACATTATGTCTGGTTCAGGAGTGGCTTGACACTAGAAATGTGACAcagtgacatttctgtattataaattttttattctaatattttgggATACGacatttttgatttccatgagctgtaaaccataataatcaagattaaaactaAAAAGgcttaaatatttcactttgtgtgtaatgaatctacaatatatgaaagttccacttttttaattaaatttaggggggaaaaaacccccaaaaaaacaaacttttgtacgatattctatttttttgagatgcacctgtatataggATTTCCAAGGGTAGTTGTTGAAAAACAATATGCTTATggaaaaagtgtgaaaaatctgtgtaaaatgctttattatgaattctttatagCATCAAGCTCCAAACATATACAAAACTATTCCTTTTAGACATGTAGAAATATACAGTTCCGCATTACCAGTGTTGCAAATATAGCTCAAAGTAGGATTCTTCAAGGAAGCATAAGAAACTGTAAAATACTTTAAGACTTTTGCTCCATGTTCATCCTGAGATCTTTATTGTTAGACTGTAATGGCTGTGGTTTTTCCATTCATGGTGTACAGTCATGCGGAGTTGAAAATCAAATAGAAATTCTTTCTGCCAAACCCTACTGAtcaagtgagtttttattgtctttcctctatatagcttgcatacattggaacaaaatgtctttctttaggaccatggtgcaacacagaacagtatgcaagactacataaactgcaaatacacaacagatgTTGTGAGtagagattaggttgaaaaacaCTGGATAATTTCTTTAATCAGATAATGCTCCCTCATCTAGATAGCTTCCATATTTAACAACATGTGAGTTGATGAAAGAATTATGGTTAGCATGTGTCACTCTAGTGGGCGTTCATCATCATTATGTTGGCCTTGTGTACACAGACCTGTTGCTCTAAAGACAAGCAACCACAGCGGTGTAATGAGGCACGACCAATAATTCAGAGGTATTTGACAAGAATTAGCAAGAGGCAGGCAGATAAACAGGCACTGAGCCACAGACTTTGAATCATTGTACAGAGTTTTTCCAAGTCAACGGACCATTTAGAATGTATCCTTAACGGTTACCTGCTACCTGCTACTAGAGTCAAACACTGTGTCTATTGTGGGACAGAAATGAACAATGTATAACTTACAGTTTTACAGGTGACTGCTCGACATTTCAGCTCCCTGATGCTCTTCATCTTCTCTTCCAACTTCTCTTTTTGTACCAGTGGCTCAAAGTAATCCTGCATGGCCTTCTCTTCCACCTAAACACAGTttgaaaaatgtacataaaaataaatatacacagttGCAAAcataattattcaacccccactgcaaatcaggtttattgtcacaatttacagactttgagttgtttgcaatgaacaaatcaagcaaaagcaattgaaatagatcaacacaacgaatgcttcaagtggtttctccaaattcaactgaaaatgcaacttataatgatttctccagtttcaaaatgattcaaccccctgaatagaatccctcacaacagcacaaatatacaaaacaggcgttgtctcaagcacacctgatacaactaatcaagggcttcattagttataccaggtgtgcttgagctggagcacatgaaatacctgaattgGTTAGGGgcagaaatatatgaaatacctggacgggagagaaaaaggaagctatcaacggctgcaaccagatttctgagaaggcggGTTaggaaaaaccctcaagtgaccGCAAAAGatctgcagcaagacttggtggcaacagacactgaggtttcagtgagcacagtaagacgtgtactaaacgcagaagatTTCCTTgacagaactccaagacgtacatcactactgacccaaaagcacaagaaaagttggctcaaaatcatatttatataaaccacagaagttttgggattctgttctgtgtagTGATGAAACAAatctggaacttttcggcacgatggatcagcggtatgtctggaagAAGGCGgctgcagcacacaaacccaagaatattactgaactggaggccattgctcatgaggaatgggataagattcctcaggaacactgccagaagctggtgtctggctatgcgtctcatttgcagcaggtcagaacagcaaaagggtgctctactaagtactacagatgcttgccatgaaagggttgaataattttgaaactggagaaatcattatgagctgcattttcagttgaattttaaTATACTGCTGTAATATTGTTACTCCAGACCACCACCAATACGTAGTAGTTTGTGAAACAGTGACAGAGCCTTACCCTACATTCAGACTGCAACAAAATTAGCTAcatgcctgtttttatttatttagggtCAGCAATTAACCAATCAAATAGAACATTACTAACAGACTCAGTGATAACTACtccacacacatgcgcacacacacctccccCATTATCCAGGAGTTTGTAGACTTGGCATTCAGAATGTGCTGAAACTCCTCAGACTGGATATAATCTAGCTGCTCACGCCTCTTCTTCTGAGCTGGCTCCTCTACCTCCTGCTCTGCTCTATTCTCCCCTGAAATCGGACAGGACATTAAGATCAATGTGAGCTTAGGGTTTGGCTGTAACCATGGCAGAGCTGTCACAATGTCAGCTGAAGATCAGACCTTCAGGTGAGGCTAGGCTGCGCTCCACTCGAACTGTGAGGTCATTGCTGTTCGGCCGCTTGCGTTTCACAGCGTTAGGGTCATCTTTAATAAGTGCCACTCCTTTGGCTTGGAGCTTTTTGACTGCAGCCAGCTGAGAGACAATACAGAAGGGAAACAGTCAACACTACTGACTCACAAAGAGACAGTTGTTATTATAGACAACCGTTCAATGAAATGCCaacaattaattttaaaaaacaggcAAGATATTATGATTGATAAAGCCCAGATAGACAGTGTCAATAACAATCTCTCATGCTTTGCTTTGTCACAAGTCAGGTCTGgctttaaaggagcagtttataattttttgtcttttgctgCCAAAGTGAACTGCAATAGCAAGGACAAAACTGACAAGCTTTTCCCCCTTCCCAACAACCAACTCCACCCCTCTATTTACACTGCTATAAAATTCACGCTGGAAAATATGCAAACACTGGCAAAACAGTAAAttgtttctaaaatatattaaatcatatgGTCATTACAGAAACACTTTAAACATTATACACTATtactttattgaaaatgaacgtgtaaaataagaaaaatggtgtatttttgttttctcatcATGCTGCCTGCCTAATCTTGTTCTCTGTGAACACAATTAAAGGGAACACAAACTTTTGCAGCAGAGATGCTTTTTGAGCATGGAGGAGGTGACATGTCCAGTAGAATATCCTCTCCTTCTGTGTAACCTCGTCCCAAGGTGGGTACAGGAGGGGTGGAGAGGCCAGGTTTAGGTGGAGAGGAGCCTTTGCGACCCTCTGAAGCTGCTTTCGGGGAGGACAGATCTGCCCTGTTTACGGAAGGTCTAGCTGGAATCACAGCACCTCCTGTGCTTTGCAGCACCCTGAGAAAAAGTACAAAATCAGTTCAACAATTCGACACATTCAGTTCTCTCCATCATTCAGTCTTTGTAACACACACCTCTTCTGGATTTCCTCGGCCCTCTTGTGCCTGGCCTGAAACCTTTGCTGGTGAAGTGCTTTCTGTTGCTTGAGGAGCTCAGCTGCAGAGATGGACTGAACCGATGATCCGGAAAGTTCTGTGTTAAACACACAGCAGGAGTGGTAGCCATGAGCACTAACACGGACCCACTCACAAGACTTGATGTATTTAAGTAATAACACTTGTGCTGGAAAGAGCTCTGTACCACAAGGTACTGTTTTTGGTTagtgcacaaaataaaaaagctcaACTTCTGCTCTGGTAGCGTAGGAAGAGAAGcgagtcactctctctctcacacacacacacatacatacacagggTTGCCATTCTTTAAACAGAATCATTTTCCAGGGCTTTTTCCATGACTTAAATACATCACAGCGTGGAAATCTCAGAATGACTCACATCTGCTGACATACTTAACAACACACTTCATATTGACCTCTTAATTATCATTTAATTGCTACcgaaataaaagtaaacaaacttgCTGACTAAGAAACCAGAGGCTGGTTATGTTTAAAAGTATGGTTAAGTCTAAAGTGATTCAAAGCCTTTAAATGCCTGGTTAGAACTGCAACTACACAGCGTCTCAACCAGGagaaattagaaataaaaaaaatacatacaactTCTGTCAAAAATGATtaaatcaccacacttagaggatgctcatccagctgccttttttttaacacttctaagcaaataaacaaaccacaGATGACACAAAACTGCAGGATGGAGGCTTGTCATGgaccgatttttaaaaaaaaattatttccgTCATAAATT contains:
- the ucmaa gene encoding upper zone of growth plate and cartilage matrix associated a, with product MARLHVALLALLPIVLILTVLSEVESAAVKNGKEKANERHGSSKKVFVPASDASNVFKRRGRRSPYSYTEYVAEHKLQSAASERRREYYEEQSNEYENHLEESRNEQYERNRENAEQWREYHYDGLYPQYPHHRPYV